The following proteins are encoded in a genomic region of Cryptomeria japonica chromosome 11, Sugi_1.0, whole genome shotgun sequence:
- the LOC131078998 gene encoding uncharacterized protein LOC131078998: MRIVPRVWKRLILTFLWFFLIMFLFYVVTVGALFFWLLIYGVVGLKKGTVFIGVLGIVIVALVLHVYIVMVWELASVVCVVEDIQGLNVMKKSKQLMKRKRDTGLTLYVLYVMVMGVIGGVQSYSVYGKGDQLMSVGVIMTVVLLQCVVDLVWLLTHVVLYFVCKSCHREEIDKLALSKHLEMYNGGYVLLNGGPMRFEMSGP, from the coding sequence ATGAGAATCGTGCCCAGAGTATGGAAGCGCCTCATCCTCACTTTTCTCTGGTTTTTCCTGATTATGTTTCTATTCTATGTGGTCACCGTGGGCGCCCTGTTTTTCTGGTTGTTGATATATGGAGTAGTTGGACTGAAGAAGGGGACCGTTTTCATTGGGGTCCTTGGTATTGTCATCGTGGCTTTAGTTTTGCATGTTTACATCGTCATGGTGTGGGAGCTTGCCAGTGTGGTGTGTGTGGTGGAGGATATACAGGGATTGAATGTGATGAAGAAGAGCAAACAACTTATGAAACGAAAGAGGGACACGGGGTTGACACTGTATGTTTTGTACGTGATGGTTATGGGCGTTATTGGTGGCGTTCAGAGCTATTCAGTGTATGGAAAGGGGGACCAACTGATGAGCGTAGGAGTTATCATGACGGTGGTGTTGTTGCAGTGTGTTGTTGATTTAGTATGGCTGCTAACTCACGTCGTCCTTTACTTTGTCTGCAAATCCTGTCACCGTGAGGAAATAGATAAGTTGGCTTTGTCCAAACATTTAGAGATGTATAATGGAGGCTATGTGCTTCTCAATGGTGGCCCTATGCGGTTTGAGATGTCTGGCCCATAG